Proteins from one Bos taurus isolate L1 Dominette 01449 registration number 42190680 breed Hereford chromosome 7, ARS-UCD2.0, whole genome shotgun sequence genomic window:
- the TLE6 gene encoding transducin-like enhancer protein 6 isoform X1, which yields MAHPEANLPARNYQEALDRLKQHFPRFPTHLATQVDLAYGLVLKIQQGIQEHLKQAENFLQMMETCSQSLGFQLGENQGSQPSLSEQPSQDPQHLGATPPQTSSLQDLDFEDVLVMRSSDWFQRSPRVNSDTVRQRDTQPCWDLEPQFSQDILTEQLWEIFAGTQDQGEHPRHRMTDQVPGHESQEPGPRYLGVKMLPKDTLVFLPPTPSPSSSEGSREGSPSLGAVGQEMLSHMAQELARKTYQFLKPICWDLEDFENTWNRPDALPWQSRKLAVPHRVEKMRRLEHGEPVLATAISSFTRHAFTCSRGGVKVWSLVGQVMKARFPESFLRVETPGAYLRTCLLFSNSTTLLTGGHNLAGVSLWDLTAPSLRVRAELPCAGLTCQALAASPEDSLAFAGFTNGSVRIWDLRDWSVVRDLPGHPNGAKSIAVKDQHVWTGGLDACLRCWDLRATGEPQEYQFESQIMSLSPSPHEDWVLVGTANGQQWLQPSLGGQKRMVGCKDGTILELKFSPVGQWWVSVGTDNLVSIFSMPAGTLALQVPERSSVMCCDVSPSNHLIVTGCRDHASVYQLTY from the exons ATG GCGCATCCTGAGGCCAACCTTCCAGCCCGGAACTATCAGGAAGCCCTGGATCGGCTCAAGCAACATTTCCCCAG GTTCCCCACTCACTTGGCGACGCAGGTGGACCTCGCTTACGGCTtg GTCCTGAAAATCCAGCAGGGGATCCAGGAGCATCTCAAGCAG GCAGAAAACTTCCTACAGATGATGGAGACCTGCAGCCAATCCCTAGGCTTCCAGCTCGGAGAG AACCAGGGGAGCCAGCCCTCCCTCAGTGAGCAACCCAGCCAGGACCCCCAGCACCTAGGGGCCACGCCCCCACAGACCTCCAGTCTCCAGGATCTAGACTTCGAAGACGTCCTGGTCATGAGGTCATCTGACTGGTTCCAGCGATCCCCCAGAGTGAACAGTGACACAGTCCGCCAGCGAGACACGCAGCCGTGCTGGGACTTGGAGCCCCAGTTTTCACAGGATATTCTGACGGAGCAGCTCTGGGAGATTTTTGCTGGGACCCAGGACCAGGGAGAGCACCCAAGACACAGGA TGACAGACCAGGTGCCAGGCCAT GAGAGCCAGGAGCCAGGACCACGATACTTGGGAGTGAAAATGCTTCCCAAGGACACTCTGG TTttcctcccacccactccctcccccagctcctctgaGGGCTCCCGAGAGGGAAGCCCAAGCCTGGGTGCTGTAGGACAGGAGATGCTCTCCCACATGGCCCAG GAGCTTGCCAGGAAGACCTATCAATTTCTGAAGCCCAT ATGCTGGGACCTCGAGGACTTTGAAAACACATGGAATAGGCCTGATGCCTTGCCTTGGCAGTCCAGGAAGCTGGCGGTTCCACACAGAGTGGAGAAGATGCGGAGACTAGAACATGGGGAGCCCGTGCTGGCCACGGCTATCAGCAGCTTCACCCGGCACGCCTTCACCTGCAGCAGGGGTGGCGTCAAggtgtggagcctggtgggccaggtGATGAAGGCCAGGTTTCCAGAGAGCTTCTTGAGAGTAGAG ACACCAGGGGCCTACCTGCGCACCTGCCTGCTGTTCTCAAACAGCACAACCCTGCTCACGGGCGGCCACAACCTGGCTGGTGTGAGCCTGTGGGACCTGACGGCGCCTTCCCTGCGCGTGAGAGCCGAACTGCCCTGCGCGGGCCTCACCTGCCAGGCCCTGGCTGCCAGCCCCGAGGACAGCCTGGCTTTTGCTGGCTTCACCAATGGCAGCGTCAGGATCTGGGACCTGCGGGACTGGAGTGTGGTCAG GGACCTGCCTGGACATCCGAACGGTGCCAAGAGCATTGCTGTTAAAGACCAGCACGTCTGGACAGGGGGTCTGGATGCCTGCCTGCGGTGCTGGGATCTGAGGGCCACTGGGGAGCCCCAAGAATACCAGTTTGAATCTCAG ATAATGAGCCTGTCCCCCAGCCCCCACGAGGACTGGGTGCTGGTGGGCACGGCCAATGGCCAGCAGTGGCTGCAGCCCAGCCTCGGGGGCCAGAAGCGCATGGTGGGGTGTAAGGATGGCACCATCCTTGAACTCAAGTTCTCCCCTGTGG GCCAGTGGTGGGTGAGTGTGGGGACAGACAACCTGGTCAGCATCTTCAGCATGCCCGCGGGGACCCTGGCGCTCCAG gtGCCCGAGAGATCCTCTGTCATGTGCTGTGACGTGTCCCCCAGCAACCACCTGATCGTCACAGGGTGCAGGGACCACGCCTCGGTGTACCAGCTCACATACTGA
- the TLE6 gene encoding transducin-like enhancer protein 6 isoform X4 yields MVLKIQQGIQEHLKQAENFLQMMETCSQSLGFQLGENQGSQPSLSEQPSQDPQHLGATPPQTSSLQDLDFEDVLVMRSSDWFQRSPRVNSDTVRQRDTQPCWDLEPQFSQDILTEQLWEIFAGTQDQGEHPRHRMTDQVPGHESQEPGPRYLGVKMLPKDTLVFLPPTPSPSSSEGSREGSPSLGAVGQEMLSHMAQELARKTYQFLKPICWDLEDFENTWNRPDALPWQSRKLAVPHRVEKMRRLEHGEPVLATAISSFTRHAFTCSRGGVKVWSLVGQVMKARFPESFLRVETPGAYLRTCLLFSNSTTLLTGGHNLAGVSLWDLTAPSLRVRAELPCAGLTCQALAASPEDSLAFAGFTNGSVRIWDLRDWSVVRDLPGHPNGAKSIAVKDQHVWTGGLDACLRCWDLRATGEPQEYQFESQIMSLSPSPHEDWVLVGTANGQQWLQPSLGGQKRMVGCKDGTILELKFSPVGQWWVSVGTDNLVSIFSMPAGTLALQVPERSSVMCCDVSPSNHLIVTGCRDHASVYQLTY; encoded by the exons ATG GTCCTGAAAATCCAGCAGGGGATCCAGGAGCATCTCAAGCAG GCAGAAAACTTCCTACAGATGATGGAGACCTGCAGCCAATCCCTAGGCTTCCAGCTCGGAGAG AACCAGGGGAGCCAGCCCTCCCTCAGTGAGCAACCCAGCCAGGACCCCCAGCACCTAGGGGCCACGCCCCCACAGACCTCCAGTCTCCAGGATCTAGACTTCGAAGACGTCCTGGTCATGAGGTCATCTGACTGGTTCCAGCGATCCCCCAGAGTGAACAGTGACACAGTCCGCCAGCGAGACACGCAGCCGTGCTGGGACTTGGAGCCCCAGTTTTCACAGGATATTCTGACGGAGCAGCTCTGGGAGATTTTTGCTGGGACCCAGGACCAGGGAGAGCACCCAAGACACAGGA TGACAGACCAGGTGCCAGGCCAT GAGAGCCAGGAGCCAGGACCACGATACTTGGGAGTGAAAATGCTTCCCAAGGACACTCTGG TTttcctcccacccactccctcccccagctcctctgaGGGCTCCCGAGAGGGAAGCCCAAGCCTGGGTGCTGTAGGACAGGAGATGCTCTCCCACATGGCCCAG GAGCTTGCCAGGAAGACCTATCAATTTCTGAAGCCCAT ATGCTGGGACCTCGAGGACTTTGAAAACACATGGAATAGGCCTGATGCCTTGCCTTGGCAGTCCAGGAAGCTGGCGGTTCCACACAGAGTGGAGAAGATGCGGAGACTAGAACATGGGGAGCCCGTGCTGGCCACGGCTATCAGCAGCTTCACCCGGCACGCCTTCACCTGCAGCAGGGGTGGCGTCAAggtgtggagcctggtgggccaggtGATGAAGGCCAGGTTTCCAGAGAGCTTCTTGAGAGTAGAG ACACCAGGGGCCTACCTGCGCACCTGCCTGCTGTTCTCAAACAGCACAACCCTGCTCACGGGCGGCCACAACCTGGCTGGTGTGAGCCTGTGGGACCTGACGGCGCCTTCCCTGCGCGTGAGAGCCGAACTGCCCTGCGCGGGCCTCACCTGCCAGGCCCTGGCTGCCAGCCCCGAGGACAGCCTGGCTTTTGCTGGCTTCACCAATGGCAGCGTCAGGATCTGGGACCTGCGGGACTGGAGTGTGGTCAG GGACCTGCCTGGACATCCGAACGGTGCCAAGAGCATTGCTGTTAAAGACCAGCACGTCTGGACAGGGGGTCTGGATGCCTGCCTGCGGTGCTGGGATCTGAGGGCCACTGGGGAGCCCCAAGAATACCAGTTTGAATCTCAG ATAATGAGCCTGTCCCCCAGCCCCCACGAGGACTGGGTGCTGGTGGGCACGGCCAATGGCCAGCAGTGGCTGCAGCCCAGCCTCGGGGGCCAGAAGCGCATGGTGGGGTGTAAGGATGGCACCATCCTTGAACTCAAGTTCTCCCCTGTGG GCCAGTGGTGGGTGAGTGTGGGGACAGACAACCTGGTCAGCATCTTCAGCATGCCCGCGGGGACCCTGGCGCTCCAG gtGCCCGAGAGATCCTCTGTCATGTGCTGTGACGTGTCCCCCAGCAACCACCTGATCGTCACAGGGTGCAGGGACCACGCCTCGGTGTACCAGCTCACATACTGA
- the TLE6 gene encoding transducin-like enhancer protein 6 isoform X5 — MMETCSQSLGFQLGENQGSQPSLSEQPSQDPQHLGATPPQTSSLQDLDFEDVLVMRSSDWFQRSPRVNSDTVRQRDTQPCWDLEPQFSQDILTEQLWEIFAGTQDQGEHPRHRMTDQVPGHESQEPGPRYLGVKMLPKDTLVFLPPTPSPSSSEGSREGSPSLGAVGQEMLSHMAQELARKTYQFLKPICWDLEDFENTWNRPDALPWQSRKLAVPHRVEKMRRLEHGEPVLATAISSFTRHAFTCSRGGVKVWSLVGQVMKARFPESFLRVETPGAYLRTCLLFSNSTTLLTGGHNLAGVSLWDLTAPSLRVRAELPCAGLTCQALAASPEDSLAFAGFTNGSVRIWDLRDWSVVRDLPGHPNGAKSIAVKDQHVWTGGLDACLRCWDLRATGEPQEYQFESQIMSLSPSPHEDWVLVGTANGQQWLQPSLGGQKRMVGCKDGTILELKFSPVGQWWVSVGTDNLVSIFSMPAGTLALQVPERSSVMCCDVSPSNHLIVTGCRDHASVYQLTY, encoded by the exons ATGATGGAGACCTGCAGCCAATCCCTAGGCTTCCAGCTCGGAGAG AACCAGGGGAGCCAGCCCTCCCTCAGTGAGCAACCCAGCCAGGACCCCCAGCACCTAGGGGCCACGCCCCCACAGACCTCCAGTCTCCAGGATCTAGACTTCGAAGACGTCCTGGTCATGAGGTCATCTGACTGGTTCCAGCGATCCCCCAGAGTGAACAGTGACACAGTCCGCCAGCGAGACACGCAGCCGTGCTGGGACTTGGAGCCCCAGTTTTCACAGGATATTCTGACGGAGCAGCTCTGGGAGATTTTTGCTGGGACCCAGGACCAGGGAGAGCACCCAAGACACAGGA TGACAGACCAGGTGCCAGGCCAT GAGAGCCAGGAGCCAGGACCACGATACTTGGGAGTGAAAATGCTTCCCAAGGACACTCTGG TTttcctcccacccactccctcccccagctcctctgaGGGCTCCCGAGAGGGAAGCCCAAGCCTGGGTGCTGTAGGACAGGAGATGCTCTCCCACATGGCCCAG GAGCTTGCCAGGAAGACCTATCAATTTCTGAAGCCCAT ATGCTGGGACCTCGAGGACTTTGAAAACACATGGAATAGGCCTGATGCCTTGCCTTGGCAGTCCAGGAAGCTGGCGGTTCCACACAGAGTGGAGAAGATGCGGAGACTAGAACATGGGGAGCCCGTGCTGGCCACGGCTATCAGCAGCTTCACCCGGCACGCCTTCACCTGCAGCAGGGGTGGCGTCAAggtgtggagcctggtgggccaggtGATGAAGGCCAGGTTTCCAGAGAGCTTCTTGAGAGTAGAG ACACCAGGGGCCTACCTGCGCACCTGCCTGCTGTTCTCAAACAGCACAACCCTGCTCACGGGCGGCCACAACCTGGCTGGTGTGAGCCTGTGGGACCTGACGGCGCCTTCCCTGCGCGTGAGAGCCGAACTGCCCTGCGCGGGCCTCACCTGCCAGGCCCTGGCTGCCAGCCCCGAGGACAGCCTGGCTTTTGCTGGCTTCACCAATGGCAGCGTCAGGATCTGGGACCTGCGGGACTGGAGTGTGGTCAG GGACCTGCCTGGACATCCGAACGGTGCCAAGAGCATTGCTGTTAAAGACCAGCACGTCTGGACAGGGGGTCTGGATGCCTGCCTGCGGTGCTGGGATCTGAGGGCCACTGGGGAGCCCCAAGAATACCAGTTTGAATCTCAG ATAATGAGCCTGTCCCCCAGCCCCCACGAGGACTGGGTGCTGGTGGGCACGGCCAATGGCCAGCAGTGGCTGCAGCCCAGCCTCGGGGGCCAGAAGCGCATGGTGGGGTGTAAGGATGGCACCATCCTTGAACTCAAGTTCTCCCCTGTGG GCCAGTGGTGGGTGAGTGTGGGGACAGACAACCTGGTCAGCATCTTCAGCATGCCCGCGGGGACCCTGGCGCTCCAG gtGCCCGAGAGATCCTCTGTCATGTGCTGTGACGTGTCCCCCAGCAACCACCTGATCGTCACAGGGTGCAGGGACCACGCCTCGGTGTACCAGCTCACATACTGA
- the TLE6 gene encoding transducin-like enhancer protein 6 isoform X2, which yields MAHPEANLPARNYQEALDRLKQHFPRFPTHLATQVDLAYGLVLKIQQGIQEHLKQAENFLQMMETCSQSLGFQLGENQGSQPSLSEQPSQDPQHLGATPPQTSSLQDLDFEDVLVMRSSDWFQRSPRVNSDTVRQRDTQPCWDLEPQFSQDILTEQLWEIFAGTQDQGEHPRHRIFLPPTPSPSSSEGSREGSPSLGAVGQEMLSHMAQELARKTYQFLKPICWDLEDFENTWNRPDALPWQSRKLAVPHRVEKMRRLEHGEPVLATAISSFTRHAFTCSRGGVKVWSLVGQVMKARFPESFLRVETPGAYLRTCLLFSNSTTLLTGGHNLAGVSLWDLTAPSLRVRAELPCAGLTCQALAASPEDSLAFAGFTNGSVRIWDLRDWSVVRDLPGHPNGAKSIAVKDQHVWTGGLDACLRCWDLRATGEPQEYQFESQIMSLSPSPHEDWVLVGTANGQQWLQPSLGGQKRMVGCKDGTILELKFSPVGQWWVSVGTDNLVSIFSMPAGTLALQVPERSSVMCCDVSPSNHLIVTGCRDHASVYQLTY from the exons ATG GCGCATCCTGAGGCCAACCTTCCAGCCCGGAACTATCAGGAAGCCCTGGATCGGCTCAAGCAACATTTCCCCAG GTTCCCCACTCACTTGGCGACGCAGGTGGACCTCGCTTACGGCTtg GTCCTGAAAATCCAGCAGGGGATCCAGGAGCATCTCAAGCAG GCAGAAAACTTCCTACAGATGATGGAGACCTGCAGCCAATCCCTAGGCTTCCAGCTCGGAGAG AACCAGGGGAGCCAGCCCTCCCTCAGTGAGCAACCCAGCCAGGACCCCCAGCACCTAGGGGCCACGCCCCCACAGACCTCCAGTCTCCAGGATCTAGACTTCGAAGACGTCCTGGTCATGAGGTCATCTGACTGGTTCCAGCGATCCCCCAGAGTGAACAGTGACACAGTCCGCCAGCGAGACACGCAGCCGTGCTGGGACTTGGAGCCCCAGTTTTCACAGGATATTCTGACGGAGCAGCTCTGGGAGATTTTTGCTGGGACCCAGGACCAGGGAGAGCACCCAAGACACAGGA TTttcctcccacccactccctcccccagctcctctgaGGGCTCCCGAGAGGGAAGCCCAAGCCTGGGTGCTGTAGGACAGGAGATGCTCTCCCACATGGCCCAG GAGCTTGCCAGGAAGACCTATCAATTTCTGAAGCCCAT ATGCTGGGACCTCGAGGACTTTGAAAACACATGGAATAGGCCTGATGCCTTGCCTTGGCAGTCCAGGAAGCTGGCGGTTCCACACAGAGTGGAGAAGATGCGGAGACTAGAACATGGGGAGCCCGTGCTGGCCACGGCTATCAGCAGCTTCACCCGGCACGCCTTCACCTGCAGCAGGGGTGGCGTCAAggtgtggagcctggtgggccaggtGATGAAGGCCAGGTTTCCAGAGAGCTTCTTGAGAGTAGAG ACACCAGGGGCCTACCTGCGCACCTGCCTGCTGTTCTCAAACAGCACAACCCTGCTCACGGGCGGCCACAACCTGGCTGGTGTGAGCCTGTGGGACCTGACGGCGCCTTCCCTGCGCGTGAGAGCCGAACTGCCCTGCGCGGGCCTCACCTGCCAGGCCCTGGCTGCCAGCCCCGAGGACAGCCTGGCTTTTGCTGGCTTCACCAATGGCAGCGTCAGGATCTGGGACCTGCGGGACTGGAGTGTGGTCAG GGACCTGCCTGGACATCCGAACGGTGCCAAGAGCATTGCTGTTAAAGACCAGCACGTCTGGACAGGGGGTCTGGATGCCTGCCTGCGGTGCTGGGATCTGAGGGCCACTGGGGAGCCCCAAGAATACCAGTTTGAATCTCAG ATAATGAGCCTGTCCCCCAGCCCCCACGAGGACTGGGTGCTGGTGGGCACGGCCAATGGCCAGCAGTGGCTGCAGCCCAGCCTCGGGGGCCAGAAGCGCATGGTGGGGTGTAAGGATGGCACCATCCTTGAACTCAAGTTCTCCCCTGTGG GCCAGTGGTGGGTGAGTGTGGGGACAGACAACCTGGTCAGCATCTTCAGCATGCCCGCGGGGACCCTGGCGCTCCAG gtGCCCGAGAGATCCTCTGTCATGTGCTGTGACGTGTCCCCCAGCAACCACCTGATCGTCACAGGGTGCAGGGACCACGCCTCGGTGTACCAGCTCACATACTGA
- the TLE6 gene encoding transducin-like enhancer protein 6 isoform X3: MAHPEANLPARNYQEALDRLKQHFPRFPTHLATQVDLAYGLVLKIQQGIQEHLKQAENFLQMMETCSQSLGFQLGENQGSQPSLSEQPSQDPQHLGATPPQTSSLQDLDFEDVLVMRSSDWFQRSPRVNSDTVRQRDTQPCWDLEPQFSQDILTEQLWEIFAGTQDQGEHPRHRMTDQVPGHESQEPGPRYLGVKMLPKDTLVFLPPTPSPSSSEGSREGSPSLGAVGQEMLSHMAQELARKTYQFLKPICWDLEDFENTWNRPDALPWQSRKLAVPHRVEKMRRLEHGEPVLATAISSFTRHAFTCSRGGVKVWSLVGQVMKARFPESFLRVETPGAYLRTCLLFSNSTTLLTGGHNLAGVSLWDLTAPSLRVRAELPCAGLTCQALAASPEDSLAFAGFTNGSVRIWDLRDWSVVRDLPGHPNGAKSIAVKDQHVWTGGLDACLRCWDLRATGEPQEYQFESQIMSLSPSPHEDWVLVGTANGQQWLQPSLGGQKRMVGCKDGTILELKFSPVGQWWVSVGTDNLVSIFSMPAGTLALQD, translated from the exons ATG GCGCATCCTGAGGCCAACCTTCCAGCCCGGAACTATCAGGAAGCCCTGGATCGGCTCAAGCAACATTTCCCCAG GTTCCCCACTCACTTGGCGACGCAGGTGGACCTCGCTTACGGCTtg GTCCTGAAAATCCAGCAGGGGATCCAGGAGCATCTCAAGCAG GCAGAAAACTTCCTACAGATGATGGAGACCTGCAGCCAATCCCTAGGCTTCCAGCTCGGAGAG AACCAGGGGAGCCAGCCCTCCCTCAGTGAGCAACCCAGCCAGGACCCCCAGCACCTAGGGGCCACGCCCCCACAGACCTCCAGTCTCCAGGATCTAGACTTCGAAGACGTCCTGGTCATGAGGTCATCTGACTGGTTCCAGCGATCCCCCAGAGTGAACAGTGACACAGTCCGCCAGCGAGACACGCAGCCGTGCTGGGACTTGGAGCCCCAGTTTTCACAGGATATTCTGACGGAGCAGCTCTGGGAGATTTTTGCTGGGACCCAGGACCAGGGAGAGCACCCAAGACACAGGA TGACAGACCAGGTGCCAGGCCAT GAGAGCCAGGAGCCAGGACCACGATACTTGGGAGTGAAAATGCTTCCCAAGGACACTCTGG TTttcctcccacccactccctcccccagctcctctgaGGGCTCCCGAGAGGGAAGCCCAAGCCTGGGTGCTGTAGGACAGGAGATGCTCTCCCACATGGCCCAG GAGCTTGCCAGGAAGACCTATCAATTTCTGAAGCCCAT ATGCTGGGACCTCGAGGACTTTGAAAACACATGGAATAGGCCTGATGCCTTGCCTTGGCAGTCCAGGAAGCTGGCGGTTCCACACAGAGTGGAGAAGATGCGGAGACTAGAACATGGGGAGCCCGTGCTGGCCACGGCTATCAGCAGCTTCACCCGGCACGCCTTCACCTGCAGCAGGGGTGGCGTCAAggtgtggagcctggtgggccaggtGATGAAGGCCAGGTTTCCAGAGAGCTTCTTGAGAGTAGAG ACACCAGGGGCCTACCTGCGCACCTGCCTGCTGTTCTCAAACAGCACAACCCTGCTCACGGGCGGCCACAACCTGGCTGGTGTGAGCCTGTGGGACCTGACGGCGCCTTCCCTGCGCGTGAGAGCCGAACTGCCCTGCGCGGGCCTCACCTGCCAGGCCCTGGCTGCCAGCCCCGAGGACAGCCTGGCTTTTGCTGGCTTCACCAATGGCAGCGTCAGGATCTGGGACCTGCGGGACTGGAGTGTGGTCAG GGACCTGCCTGGACATCCGAACGGTGCCAAGAGCATTGCTGTTAAAGACCAGCACGTCTGGACAGGGGGTCTGGATGCCTGCCTGCGGTGCTGGGATCTGAGGGCCACTGGGGAGCCCCAAGAATACCAGTTTGAATCTCAG ATAATGAGCCTGTCCCCCAGCCCCCACGAGGACTGGGTGCTGGTGGGCACGGCCAATGGCCAGCAGTGGCTGCAGCCCAGCCTCGGGGGCCAGAAGCGCATGGTGGGGTGTAAGGATGGCACCATCCTTGAACTCAAGTTCTCCCCTGTGG GCCAGTGGTGGGTGAGTGTGGGGACAGACAACCTGGTCAGCATCTTCAGCATGCCCGCGGGGACCCTGGCGCTCCAG